Part of the uncultured Desulfobacter sp. genome, CTGCCCCCGGTAGGTCCATGCATGTTCATGGTTTTCTGCAACGGCCGGGGCATATTGTTCCGGGTTCAGATCGAATTTTTTGATCATGAAAAGCCGGATTAACTGGAGGAAGGATTCTACGCCCAACGACCCTGGGCAGACCGGGTCCTGATAAAAATGGGCATGGAAGAACCACTCATCTGGATCCACCTGTTTTTCACCCTGGATCAGCCCCTGGCCGTGTAATCCTGCGTTAAAATCAAGAAACGAAATTTTGTCAATCATTCTCAATGCTTTTCCCGGCATCCCCGTATTCGGGCCGATGTTGCTGTCTTCCGGGGTTAAGGGGGCATGATCTTCAAGAACAATGTCTGATTGCAAGCTCTCTTTTTCAATAGCTGCGAACGCCTCGGTATCCCGGATTCCCACCTGTTTGGCCAAGGCATCCGCCGTAAAAAAACCGAAATTGGTGGTGCCTGTGTACACGGATTGGCCTTTGTTGAGCACATCCATATCAAAGTTTTGAATGATCATGCCGCCGGCCTTGGAGACCTCGGTCATTCTTACCCTGATTTTTACCGTCCCCGAGGTCCGGGTAAGGTTTTTAACGAGTCTGGCTTTTCCCCCAAGGTTTCTGAAATGCAGACGATCCTCGCTGAGCAGGGCCGCACCGCCATAGGCGGCAAGCCATCCACAGGGCTGAAGGGCCACTTCAAGCAAAATGCAAAAGGGCATGGTCTCGGTGTGGTTGGCTGCAAAATACCAGGCGTCTTTATCAATTTTGTAGGTGGTTTCTATCCATCCGCCGGGGGCGGTTTGCCAGGCCGGGTGGTCCGCTTTGGTCACCGCATCCATGAAAAAGTAAGGGGGCCTTGGTAGTCTTGCAATTTCACGCTTTTGGTCGAAAACTTTATAGGGTTCTCCAAATGCCTCGGATGGATTGCCCTGGGCAAAGGCTAAAATTTTGTCCCGGTTAAACAGAGGGCGGGATTTAAATTTTTCAAGCAACCCGGGATCCATGACCGCTTCAAACCCCATGATACTTGCAATGACCGTGTTATTTTCATCCAGGAATGTAAAATATCCTTTTATTTTGTGCTGATCCTGGTGATTGACCGTAAAGATAATCCGCACCTTTTCCCCGCTTTGTCCGGGGAAGGCCTTAAAAATACGTAAATTGGCAAAGCTTGCGGGCAGGCAGACCTGTCCGCAATTGTGAAAGGTCCACAGAATTGCCGTCTGGAACGCGGCATCCAGCACCATGGGGTCCATGGTCCATTGCCGTGCATGGGGCGTTTTATACCATGTGCCGATGTCCGGTGCCGTGGCAGTCATCACCTCGATGCCCTTGGGGGACACGCCGCGAATTTCAGAAATGCACTGCAGGTCGCCCTCATGAAACAAAATGGTTTCATAGGCCTGGTCCATGCTGATCTCCCAGGGCGCAAGGTCCAAAGATAAGAATTCGGGTAAGACCGGGGGCTGGGGCAGGTTCTCTGCCAACAGCACCTGGGCCCTGACATGCTGGACTGTTAATCCCTTTTTACCCGAAGAGGTGATGCGGCCCGGTGTAAAGTGCTGATGATCGATGGTGGCGCACTTTCCAATGTCCACCTGAACCTCTGTTTTGCCGTCTCCGGGCACGATGCCTTTGAGCAACTGCACTTTTTCCATGCCGGCAAAGTGCAGGCCCGGATTGTTTTTCTCAGCGCCGCCGGCCAGCAGGTCCACCATCAGGGCCAGGGGAACCACCGGTGCGTTGTCGATTTTATGGTCGTCAATAATAGCACTGTCCCGGCTGCTGAAGGTTTGGGTCAGTACTTTATTCATTACAGCAGCGGGTTCCGGCACCTCCGAGGGAATGGTGCCTCCCACAACGATCTCAACGCAAGATCCGTCGGTATTGCCCATCTCCGCCACCATCTGCCGGGCGCCTGCCTGGATGGGGATCAGTTCAATCCGGCGTTTTTCAAATTCACGTTTCAACGCATCCGTGACCATGCCGCCGTCCCAGGGCCCCCAATTGACGGCAATGGCCCTGCAATGGGGGAGAGTTGCTTGTTTGGCCCGGGCGATTTTATTGAGCACTTCATTGGCCATGGCATAATCGCATTGGCCGGTATTGCCGAATCTGGCCGCAACCGATGAAAACATCACCAGGTATTTTAGCTTGTCCTGGTCCACGGACGACAGCAGGGCAAAAAGCCCGTCGATTTTTGTTTGAAAGACCTTTTCAAACTGTTCGGGTGTTTTTTCACAGATCAATTTATCTTCAAGGACACCGGCCCCATGGATCAAAGCGGTCACAGGGCCTAACTGCCGGCTTACATCTTCCATGGTTGTCTGGACACGATCCTTATCCCGGATGTCCACGCAGTAGTAGGCCACCTCATTGCCCCATTCTTGTATACGCGTCAGATTGGTTTTAATATCGCGGTTTGAGACAAACCGGCGATATTCAGTTTCCACCCGGGCAGGCGTGGGTTTTTCATTGTCAAAGGCATTGGCAAAAATGGCTTGCTTCATCTGGGCGGGGCTGTCCATACCGTCAAGCCAGACCGGTTCCTCAAAGGGCGGTTCGGATCTGCCCAGAAGGGCGATTTTAGACCGGCACTGTTTGGCAAGGGCAATGGCGCACGCGGCGGTAACGCCCCTGGCCCCCCCGGAAATCACCACAACATCGGATTCGTCCAGGTCGATTTCCAGCGGTTCGCCCACAGGCTTGGATACAAGTTCGGGAATATAACAGTTTTCAGCGTCAAGCCCCATTTCCACGGCACCCCGGGTCATCATCATGGCCACGGCAGCTTCGGCATTCTTTTTTACGGCTTTGGGATCAAAGGGCAGGTCAAGGGCACGGCACAACACCTGCTTCCATTCCAGGGCGGCTGTTTTGGCAAGGCCTGCCATGCCGCCGTAAACCGGACTGATTTGAGGATTTAAATTTTTAAACCCGAATCCGCCGCCAAGAAAGCTGACACAGGCCATGAAGCCGCCGCCTGCTTTGGCGCTTGCTTCAAGATGAGGCCCGTTTTTAGATGCCATGCTGAATGCCGTTAAAAGAAACCGGCTTGCCAGGGCATCGTCCCCGGGCGTGTCAAAGGCGTCCGGGATGAGAACAATGCCTGCGGCATTTGGAAGATCGGGAATGTTTTCGGGGGTGGCGTCAATAATCTGTGCATTAATATCAAGTTTTTTAAACTCTTTTTTAAATGCTGCAGCTATGCCCGCGCTGTCTTTTGTCAGGTAAATGGTTTTACCCGCAGGAATCTGGATTTTTGCCCCGTTATAGAAGCGGACCTGATGGGCAGGAAAGGCGGATAGCTCAACTTCCTGCCTGCCAAGGGGCTTTAAATCGGTTTTCAGGGCCGGTTCAGTCCGGCCCGGGTCATTTATGGCGTCATGCGAAGTTTTTTTTTAGGGGCTTTTTGTGAAGCCTTTGTTTCGTCGGGTGCCAGGTAATTTATGATATCGGCTATGGTTTGCAAACTGCCCATGTCATCCGATGATAGTGCCTTGGCATCGGGTTGCTCCTGCTCAAGTCGGGATAGAATTTCCACCCGTTTAATGGAGTCAATGCCAAGATCCGATTCAAGATTCATGCTGGGTTCAAGCATCTCCTGGGGGAAACCGGTCAGCTCACTGATGATGTTGACCAGAATGTCCAGGGTTGCCGTATCCTGGGGTTGGGTTGCCTGGTTGTTTTTAGGCTCAATTTGTTCAGCAGGGAGTGGGGCTGCTGTGGGTTCAGGCGCTGCCGATGTTGCCTGGTCGGTTTCCACGGCCCCGCAGATATCGCCAAGGGTTTTGACCGATCCCAGGCCCTGGGCCGAGAGATCTTCACTGTCCGGGAATGCTTTTTCAAGTTCTGAAATGATCTCAACCTTTTTGATGGAATCCACGCCAAGGTCCGATTCAATATTCATCTCAGGTTCTAGCATCTCCACCGGAAACCCGGTCAAACGGCTGACAATTTCAAACAGAACAGTTTTTACATCCGGGGCTGGTGTTACAGCAATCGGCTGGGCCGTAGGCTTGGCTGCCGGCTGGGGCTCAACCTTGACTTGGGGAGCCGTTGCCGGTTCCGGTCTGGGTGCCGTTTGTTGTACCGGGGGCGCCGGCGGCTGCGCAGGCATCTGGGGCTGATATTGGGGCGCGGCCTGCACCGGGGCCTGATGCTGAAACACGGGGGGGGCAGGCGTCTGCACCGGTATCTGTCCACGGGTTTGTGACATCAGAGCCGCCAATGCCTGGCTGGCCTGGGTCTGGGTTTCCAGAAACTTTTCATGGGCACGG contains:
- a CDS encoding SDR family NAD(P)-dependent oxidoreductase yields the protein MASKNGPHLEASAKAGGGFMACVSFLGGGFGFKNLNPQISPVYGGMAGLAKTAALEWKQVLCRALDLPFDPKAVKKNAEAAVAMMMTRGAVEMGLDAENCYIPELVSKPVGEPLEIDLDESDVVVISGGARGVTAACAIALAKQCRSKIALLGRSEPPFEEPVWLDGMDSPAQMKQAIFANAFDNEKPTPARVETEYRRFVSNRDIKTNLTRIQEWGNEVAYYCVDIRDKDRVQTTMEDVSRQLGPVTALIHGAGVLEDKLICEKTPEQFEKVFQTKIDGLFALLSSVDQDKLKYLVMFSSVAARFGNTGQCDYAMANEVLNKIARAKQATLPHCRAIAVNWGPWDGGMVTDALKREFEKRRIELIPIQAGARQMVAEMGNTDGSCVEIVVGGTIPSEVPEPAAVMNKVLTQTFSSRDSAIIDDHKIDNAPVVPLALMVDLLAGGAEKNNPGLHFAGMEKVQLLKGIVPGDGKTEVQVDIGKCATIDHQHFTPGRITSSGKKGLTVQHVRAQVLLAENLPQPPVLPEFLSLDLAPWEISMDQAYETILFHEGDLQCISEIRGVSPKGIEVMTATAPDIGTWYKTPHARQWTMDPMVLDAAFQTAILWTFHNCGQVCLPASFANLRIFKAFPGQSGEKVRIIFTVNHQDQHKIKGYFTFLDENNTVIASIMGFEAVMDPGLLEKFKSRPLFNRDKILAFAQGNPSEAFGEPYKVFDQKREIARLPRPPYFFMDAVTKADHPAWQTAPGGWIETTYKIDKDAWYFAANHTETMPFCILLEVALQPCGWLAAYGGAALLSEDRLHFRNLGGKARLVKNLTRTSGTVKIRVRMTEVSKAGGMIIQNFDMDVLNKGQSVYTGTTNFGFFTADALAKQVGIRDTEAFAAIEKESLQSDIVLEDHAPLTPEDSNIGPNTGMPGKALRMIDKISFLDFNAGLHGQGLIQGEKQVDPDEWFFHAHFYQDPVCPGSLGVESFLQLIRLFMIKKFDLNPEQYAPAVAENHEHAWTYRGQIIRSNSNIVVQAHISACTMDETGCRATADGTLSVDGICIYEMKHFSFSLQALPTQTNLKKEKKLSNPS